A part of Colletotrichum higginsianum IMI 349063 chromosome 11, whole genome shotgun sequence genomic DNA contains:
- a CDS encoding TPR domain-containing protein, with the protein MRLCNYELRNRQHRNTLTSPSTSPSPAAQSEAIQTLYKPPFSADCQFDRRRGFSPIVTVYDSTPSHRGEGRSACEACEAYEACDTRDTLVLVVSRRRWIRMGRGRWPSPQQLIFVDESGVDKRTGARRTGWAPKGLKAHRSTVLERGQRYQILPALALDGIVDVVIYPGTTNGDGFFAWISQGLLPKCAAFPAPKSVIVMDNASFHRRRDIKEACDAAGVILEFLPPYSPDFNPIEAFFGDLKRLFRQQYPIWNRDEADE; encoded by the exons ATGCGTCTGTGC AATTACGAATTACGGAACCGTCAACATCGAAATACCCtcacgtcgccgtcgacgtcgccgtcgcccgctGCTCaaagtgaagctattcagACCCTATATAAACCACCCTTCAGTGCCGATTGCCAATTCGATCGCCGCAGGGGTTTCTCCCCCATCGTCACTGTGTACGACTCGACGCCCTCTCACAGAGGAGAGGGACGATCGGCCTGCGAAGCCTGCGAAGCCTACGAAGCCTGCGATACTCGCGAtaccctcgtcctcgtcgtctcc CGCCGACGCTGGATAAGGATGGGCAGAGGAAGATGGCCTAG CCCGCAGCAGCTTATATTCGTCGATGAGTCTGGCGTTGATAAGCGTACCGGCGCGCGAAGGACGGGATGGGCGCCGAAAGGTCTCAAGGCCCATCGATCGACCGTACTTGAGCGAGGGCAACGGTATCAGATCTTGCCggcccttgcccttgacggtATCGTCGACGTCGTAATATACCCAGGGACGACGAATGGTGATGGCTTCTTCGCGTGGATCTCGCAGGGCCTATTGCCAAAGTGTGCCGCCTTTCCTGCGCCAAAGTCAGTTATCGTTATGGACAACGCAAGCTtccatcgccgacgagatATCAAAGAAGCGTGTGATGCTGCTGGAGTCATCCTTGAGTTTCTTCCTCCGTACTCACCAGACTTTAACCCGATCGAGGCTTTTTTCGGCGATCTAAAGAGGCTATTCCGACAGCAATATCCTATATGGAATCgagacgaggccgatgagTGA